Genomic segment of Peribacillus frigoritolerans:
TCTTCATCATCCTTTTGCCGGTATTGTTGATGGTTTTAACGGTAGTGGCGCCTTATGTGCCGATACCGGGTGCCATTGAAAAATTCTTATTGTTTATCGGAAGTCCAGTGATCGCCCTATTAATCTCCTGTTTTGCAGCTTACTATTTCTTGGGCTACAGACAGGGTATGGACAAATCACTAATTAAAAAGTTGACGGAAGAATGCTTATTGCCATTAGCTTCCATAATTCTTATTATCGGTGCTGGCGGAGGATTCAAGCAAATTTTAATTGATAGTGGCGTAGGGACTGCAATCGCTTCCATGTCTGAAGAAATTTCTTTATCACCGATCGTTCTTGCATTTCTTGTGGCCGGACTGATTCGTATTGCCACAGGTTCTGCAACCGTCGCTTTGACTACGGCAGCAGGGATCGTTTCGCCGGTCGTTGCCAATATGACGGGTGTTAATCTTGAATTGCTCGTTATTGCCACGGGAGCAGGCTCACTTATGTTCTCCCATGTTAATGACGCCGGTTTCTGGTTAGTAAAAGAATACATGGGATTAACCGTTAAAGAAACTTTCAAAACTTGGACAGTCATGGAAACCTTACTATCCTTCGTGGCATTCGGTTTGGTTTTAATTTTCGATATATTCATTTAATTAAAGAAAATTTCTGCAATCCCTGATTAAGTAGCATTTACCTCCGTGAACTGTCTTGGGGTGACAGATCACGGAGGCTTTTATTTAGTTATAAAATGACCGGCTTTACTCTTAAAGATAGGTCGTTGCGGAAAAAACAGAAACTAAATTCATTCACAATTGGAAGTAGTATGACTAGTGACAAGGGTGTAGTTTCATCCAGGAGACGTTTGTTTGGCTCCTCGAAGATATAAGTCCTGACAGAGACTTCTATATTGCAAGATTGACAGCTTCCCGTTTACATATTCATTCTGAATATAATCCAATAATTCATTGGCATGGTTAGGCTTTTGACGTTTTTCCTGAATATAATGGAGAATTAAAACTTCTATATTCACACACTCACCTTACTTGACAAGTATTTTTTTCCATTAACAATATAACATGGGCATTCAAAAAAATATCATTTTTTGAATATTTTAACTATCGACATATTTATACAAATAATGGAGTGATTCGGAGTAAGCGGTGGAAAATCTTATCGGGAAATGCAAAAATAACGGTATTGTACCGACTTGCTGTTAAGTCGGCACAAAAAAACCCTTGATAATTCAAGGGTTTTTTTGTTGATTTAGGTGATAAAACTGATTTTGCAACGACTTCATGCTTGTATCTTTTGTACAGTTAATGGTGATAAGCGCAGTTCTGCGGATTCTCTCTTAATGGAGAATAAATAAGCTGCCAAACCTAAGATGGCTGTAAAAATCAGCATGGCGATCGATGAACTGAAGTCCCCGCCAGACAAGTCACGAAGCCATCCCATGATATAGCTCGAAAAGCCGCCCATGATATTCGTGAATCCAATTAGACCAGCGGCTCGTCCTGCAGTTTCAGGTGTTGAGTATTTTACCATGAGCATATTACTTAGATGGAACACACCGCCTTGACATCCCATTGCCAGTCCCATACATAGTCCTGCCAAAATAGGATTGGGGATGAAGACAGCTACAGTCAAAAAGACAGCCGTCAATGAAAATAGAATCGTGGCCATCAAACTTGGACGTCTGGTTTTGTCAGCCAGAAAACCGCATGCCAAGACAAATCCTAAAGCGAATAGCCAGGAAAGTGAAGTAATGCTCGACATTCCTTCCTTTTCGAACCCTTTTGCCTCAATGAGGTAGGTAGGAAGCCAAATGCTGATTCCGAAAAATAAAAAGGAGCATACGAGCATGCCGAACCAAACAATCCAGAAACGATAATCTTGGGCGAAACTCTTCTTGTTCTCGGAGGAGGTGGTTTCTTTCATTTCATCATCCGTTTGGCGAATGAAAGCCAATTCTTCCTTACTTATCCGGGGGTGCTCTTCTGGTGTATTCCTCGTCATGAAGATGAACATCGGGATATTTATAAATAAGTTGAAAGCTGCAAGCATAAAGAAAGCTGCTTGCCAGTGGAGTAAAGATATCACGAGCACCAAGAAAATGGCTCCCATTGCCGGTCCTAAATAGTTTCCGGTAAGCCAAGATGCCTGGGCCCTTCCCAATTCGCGTTTATTAAACCAGTTAGAAATGAATTTTCCGGAAACCGGAATCATCATCCCCTCACCAAAACCAAGAATGATCCTGCTTATTAAAAACATTTCATATGAATTTGCCAGGCCTGACGTGATCATCGTGAGTGTCCAAATGAATAAACCGCCGATGGCTGTTTTACGGGCACCTAATTTATCAATGATGAAGCCCCAAAAAAGATTTGAAACTCCATAAGCAATGGTGAATACAAATGATAGAAGACCGATCTTTGCATTTTTGTCATCACCAGTCATACCGAGTGCATGCAAGAATTCCGGATCTGTTTGAATGATGGAAATGCCAACTTTATCAATTTGTCCGAAAAACCAAAAGAAAAAAATTGGAACGGCAATATACAACCATCTTTTTTGCCCATTTAACATAATACCATCTCCTTATCGCTTTTTAGCATTCCTTAAAACACTTACATGTGAGAATAAGTGTTTTACGGTTATCCCTTTAGAAAGGTACTAGTTTTGATTTTCCCGCCTTTCTTTATAATTTTGATAGATAAAAAGGAACAGAAGTGTTTTGTAAGGAAAACAAAGTTTTACTTTCTTAACGATAAATTAAAATAATTTGATTGTCAATTTAATATTTAGATAATTTTCTATTTTTAGAATAAACAATCTTATAAGCGCTTTCAGTTAAAAAATGAACTCTGTTTCATCCTATTGAGAGGTGGATCTCTATTAAGCCAGGACTTATAATGGATGTAAATCTAATTCTTTGTGTCAAAAAAACAAATTATTATCAAATTATTAATAATTCTGACTTGTTGATATTGAATTTGAAATCAGGAAAATCTATAATTCATTTATATTGTTTTGTATATGAAATACTTAATATTGGAAAATTCCGTGATTTGGCAGAGAATATCGACGTATTAAAATGCTTCATTTATTTTTACTTGTGTAATTGGTTATATTTGGTTATAAAACAACAAGCTTTTCTATTGATAAGTCAATTAAGCTAGGCCTTCCAAATAGTTTTATATATGTAAATATGCTTTAATTGACACATATACACTATTCTATTTATACATGAAGAGTAAAGGATTGTGAGGTAGAAATGGTTGCCAATTTGCAGTACTGCCCGATTCATTATCAGGAATAGGGATAAGGAATAGCGCTTGAAGACACCAGCTTGGTTATCGCTCTAGGCTTTTACTAGCCGTTTTCCGGAAGCTGTGAAAGCGTTGATTATATCTGATGTGACTCGTGGGCCAGCTGTTGTTAGCATGAAAGAAAGTAAACGGAAACTTCTGAATTGATTACAATCCATCGAAATTTGGTCGGA
This window contains:
- the yppF gene encoding YppF family protein, which translates into the protein MNIEVLILHYIQEKRQKPNHANELLDYIQNEYVNGKLSILQYRSLCQDLYLRGAKQTSPG
- a CDS encoding MFS transporter → MLNGQKRWLYIAVPIFFFWFFGQIDKVGISIIQTDPEFLHALGMTGDDKNAKIGLLSFVFTIAYGVSNLFWGFIIDKLGARKTAIGGLFIWTLTMITSGLANSYEMFLISRIILGFGEGMMIPVSGKFISNWFNKRELGRAQASWLTGNYLGPAMGAIFLVLVISLLHWQAAFFMLAAFNLFINIPMFIFMTRNTPEEHPRISKEELAFIRQTDDEMKETTSSENKKSFAQDYRFWIVWFGMLVCSFLFFGISIWLPTYLIEAKGFEKEGMSSITSLSWLFALGFVLACGFLADKTRRPSLMATILFSLTAVFLTVAVFIPNPILAGLCMGLAMGCQGGVFHLSNMLMVKYSTPETAGRAAGLIGFTNIMGGFSSYIMGWLRDLSGGDFSSSIAMLIFTAILGLAAYLFSIKRESAELRLSPLTVQKIQA